One Verrucomicrobiota bacterium genomic region harbors:
- a CDS encoding FAD-binding protein gives MAIDARALAALRHLLGRERCRTDPETLTCYGYDATRQQAMPDVVLTPRTAEEISGIMKLAYEHGIPVCPRGAGSGLTGGAVPVSGGIVLDCCSMNRILEIDPPSSIAWVEPGVVLQDFQRAVEALGLFYPPDPASSDMCTIGGNVAECAGGLRCVKYGVTRDYVLALEVVLPTGEIIHTGSTAMKSVTGYDLTRLLVGSEGTLGIFTRIALRLIPKPEAVETVLATFPRLEAAVEAGNSILGAGIVPRGIELIDKHCLRAVHAYSPSDELPTAGAVLLIEVDGPADSLTKPRERIVDLCRAVGAERVTWSADPEEREGLWALRRAISPALYSICARRINEDIAVPRSRLLETLRRIDEIGARHGLTIAKFGHVGDGNIHANILLEDTRPETNRRAQEAVETIFRTVIELGGTLSGEHGIGNTKSAYLHLECGPVEIDLMRRLKRLFDPKGLLNPGKVFPPEAG, from the coding sequence ATGGCCATTGATGCCAGAGCCTTGGCCGCGCTACGACATCTGCTCGGACGCGAACGCTGCCGGACCGATCCGGAAACCCTGACCTGCTACGGGTACGACGCCACCCGCCAGCAGGCGATGCCGGATGTGGTGCTCACGCCGCGAACGGCCGAAGAGATCTCGGGGATCATGAAGCTTGCCTACGAGCACGGGATACCCGTCTGTCCGCGCGGAGCCGGCAGCGGACTCACGGGCGGAGCCGTGCCGGTGTCAGGCGGCATCGTGCTCGACTGCTGCTCGATGAACCGGATTCTCGAGATCGACCCTCCCTCCTCGATCGCCTGGGTCGAGCCAGGCGTCGTGCTCCAGGACTTCCAGAGGGCGGTCGAAGCGCTCGGGTTGTTCTACCCGCCTGATCCGGCGAGCAGCGACATGTGCACGATCGGCGGGAACGTGGCGGAGTGCGCCGGTGGGCTGCGCTGCGTCAAGTACGGCGTCACGCGCGACTACGTGCTCGCGCTCGAGGTGGTGCTGCCCACCGGCGAGATCATCCACACCGGCTCGACGGCCATGAAATCCGTCACCGGCTACGACCTGACACGGCTGCTGGTCGGCAGCGAGGGGACACTGGGGATCTTCACCAGGATCGCCTTGCGCCTGATCCCCAAGCCCGAGGCGGTCGAGACGGTCCTGGCGACGTTCCCGCGGCTCGAGGCGGCCGTCGAGGCCGGCAACTCGATCCTCGGCGCGGGCATCGTCCCGCGCGGCATCGAGCTGATCGACAAGCACTGCTTGCGCGCCGTGCACGCTTACTCCCCGAGCGACGAGCTGCCCACGGCCGGCGCGGTCCTTCTGATCGAGGTCGACGGTCCCGCCGACAGCCTCACCAAGCCGCGCGAGCGGATCGTCGATCTTTGCCGCGCGGTGGGCGCGGAGCGGGTCACGTGGTCGGCCGATCCTGAGGAGCGCGAGGGCCTCTGGGCGTTGCGGCGAGCGATCTCGCCGGCGCTCTACTCGATCTGTGCGCGCAGGATCAACGAGGACATCGCCGTACCGCGCAGCCGGTTGCTCGAGACGCTCCGTCGCATTGACGAGATCGGTGCTCGCCATGGCCTCACGATCGCCAAGTTCGGCCATGTGGGCGACGGCAACATCCACGCCAACATCCTGCTCGAGGACACCCGGCCAGAGACAAACCGGCGCGCTCAGGAGGCGGTGGAGACGATCTTCCGCACGGTCATTGAACTGGGCGGTACCCTGTCGGGCGAGCACGGCATCGGGAACACGAAATCGGCCTACCTCCATCTCGAGTGTGGCCCGGTTGAGATCGATCTCATGCGCCGCCTCAAGCGCCTGTTCGACCCCAAGGGGCTGCTCAATCCCGGAAAGGTCTTCCCGCCGGAAGCCGGGTGA
- the serS gene encoding serine--tRNA ligase, whose translation MLELKTIRETPEQIEAALRRRDPGFSIGPIIEADAAWRRLQQQTQENQTTLNAASKEIGALKRQGHDTAQAQARLRVLSDKIAALRCEAREAEEALNALLVQVPNIPDDDVPVSANADDKVVLREHLERPELPFAPRSHLELSDRLGLFDFARAARMAEARFPMYVGLGARLEWALLSFMWDVQVREHGYTPVLPPLLVNETTMFTTGQLPKFEDQLYRCRDDALYLVPTSEAALTSLHRDETVPEAQLPLKYCAYTPCFRREAGTYGAEEKGLIRVHQFNKIEMYRFCTPEQSDAELEALVADAEDIVARLGLHSRTVLLVTSDIAQQAAKTIDIEVWVPAQGRYYEVSSCSNCRSYQAVRGNIRYRTAVGGKNRFMHTLNGSGLATSRLMAALLETNQDADGRVAVPEALRPYLGGLAVLDPKGD comes from the coding sequence ATGCTTGAACTGAAGACGATCCGAGAGACCCCCGAGCAGATCGAAGCGGCGCTGAGGCGTCGCGACCCCGGCTTCAGCATCGGCCCGATCATTGAGGCTGATGCGGCCTGGCGCCGCCTGCAGCAGCAGACGCAGGAGAATCAGACGACGCTCAACGCCGCGTCCAAGGAGATCGGCGCACTTAAGCGCCAGGGCCATGATACCGCCCAAGCTCAAGCGCGGCTCAGGGTACTCAGCGACAAGATCGCGGCGCTCCGGTGCGAGGCCCGGGAGGCCGAGGAGGCGCTTAACGCGCTGCTTGTCCAGGTGCCCAATATCCCCGACGACGACGTGCCGGTAAGCGCCAATGCGGACGACAAGGTCGTGCTGCGCGAGCACCTCGAACGGCCTGAGCTGCCGTTCGCGCCGAGAAGCCACCTCGAGCTCTCGGACCGGCTCGGGCTGTTCGACTTCGCACGCGCAGCGCGGATGGCCGAGGCGCGCTTTCCGATGTACGTCGGGCTGGGCGCGCGGCTCGAGTGGGCGCTGCTGTCGTTCATGTGGGACGTCCAGGTGCGCGAACACGGCTATACGCCCGTGTTGCCGCCGCTGCTGGTGAACGAGACGACGATGTTCACCACGGGCCAGCTGCCCAAGTTCGAGGACCAGCTCTACCGCTGCCGCGACGACGCGCTCTACCTCGTCCCGACGAGTGAGGCGGCGCTCACGAGCCTGCATCGCGACGAGACCGTCCCCGAGGCGCAGCTCCCCCTCAAGTACTGCGCCTACACGCCGTGCTTCCGTCGCGAGGCGGGGACCTACGGCGCCGAGGAAAAGGGCTTGATTCGGGTCCATCAATTCAACAAGATCGAGATGTACCGGTTCTGCACGCCCGAGCAGAGCGACGCCGAGCTCGAGGCGCTCGTGGCTGACGCCGAGGATATCGTGGCCCGGCTTGGCCTGCACTCGCGCACCGTGTTGCTCGTGACATCCGATATTGCCCAGCAGGCAGCCAAGACGATCGACATCGAGGTCTGGGTGCCCGCCCAAGGGCGCTACTACGAGGTCTCGTCGTGCAGTAACTGCCGCAGCTACCAGGCCGTGCGCGGCAACATCCGCTACAGGACGGCCGTGGGCGGCAAGAACCGATTCATGCACACGCTTAACGGCAGCGGGCTGGCCACCTCGCGTCTCATGGCCGCGCTGCTCGAGACGAATCAGGACGCCGACGGCCGCGTCGCCGTGCCCGAAGCGCTTCGCCCATACTTGGGCGGGCTGGCCGTGCTTGACCCCAAGGGCGACTAG
- a CDS encoding LPS-assembly protein LptD, with amino-acid sequence MLKRWCVLLAALLVGAGAAWSADEGTPTEPAARPAQNPTITSDELTFEGGVAVYTGVTKPVHFAHGETSITADRLHWDAKERVAEAEGNVVLRSGELFITCVRLRYHVDTGHGVAAFTVSGADPWYAWGEKIYRISDTEYRVHNGYVTTDDYPEPNWRIRAKTIVIHPNEKVVAHGAVVYAGRVPVLYWPKYVQRLDDKRSPISIRAGRTGPWGTYLLTAYNFMVRRAQASVHVDYRENQHWATGFDLRFPTLNDGEGDLLTYYADDQSGRRDDESGLRDETDRWRVSYRHRQPLDERWDAWFELHKLSDIDMLEDFFRRDFENEIQPRNLLHVQRYDRYYMINFDARVQLNDFYEVVERLPDFSIEFPLQRLGRSPFYYEGTSSAAYLRRLFAEGAVDENGLPIEDYESARVDTFHEFSYPRKYFGWLNVVPRLGLRGTYYSEGVAGDDVFRGLVSSELEFFTKIFKVWDTERPEHNIRGLRHVIEPRLVYFYTPEPDKGPEDLLQFDQIDQFGEENRLRLGTRNKLQTKRYGGVWDLVDFDTYIDYFPEDNAAGDQWGDVHHEIEIRPNRTFWVDVDIAWDVDDADLTEFNTQCTVFDEDLWLQSLEYRYRKSDDAHLVAHQSYTKLTELWWIETYARQNFDTGQFEEGELAVTHDLRTWLMTLAYRTLDDDDQVWVMFNLKAYPETGIRVSE; translated from the coding sequence ATGCTCAAGCGATGGTGCGTGCTGCTTGCGGCCCTGCTCGTGGGGGCCGGGGCCGCCTGGAGCGCTGACGAGGGGACACCGACCGAACCGGCAGCGCGACCGGCGCAGAACCCGACGATCACGAGCGACGAGCTCACGTTCGAGGGGGGCGTCGCCGTTTACACGGGCGTGACCAAGCCCGTGCACTTCGCCCACGGCGAGACGTCGATCACAGCCGACCGCCTGCACTGGGACGCCAAGGAACGCGTGGCCGAGGCCGAGGGCAACGTCGTGCTCCGGAGCGGCGAGCTGTTCATCACGTGCGTGCGGCTGCGCTACCACGTTGATACGGGGCACGGCGTGGCGGCCTTCACTGTGTCGGGCGCCGATCCGTGGTACGCTTGGGGCGAGAAGATCTACCGCATCAGTGACACCGAGTACCGCGTCCACAACGGCTACGTCACCACTGACGATTACCCCGAGCCGAACTGGCGCATCCGGGCCAAGACGATTGTCATCCACCCCAACGAGAAGGTGGTCGCCCACGGCGCCGTGGTCTACGCGGGCCGCGTGCCGGTGCTGTACTGGCCCAAGTACGTCCAACGCCTCGACGACAAGCGCTCGCCGATCTCGATCCGCGCCGGGCGCACAGGCCCGTGGGGCACCTACCTCTTGACGGCCTACAACTTCATGGTGCGTCGGGCGCAGGCGTCGGTCCACGTCGACTACCGCGAGAACCAGCACTGGGCCACCGGCTTCGACCTGAGATTCCCGACCCTCAACGACGGCGAGGGCGACTTGCTCACCTATTACGCCGACGACCAGAGCGGTCGGCGCGACGACGAGAGCGGTCTGCGCGACGAGACCGACCGCTGGCGCGTCAGTTACAGGCACCGTCAGCCGCTCGACGAGCGCTGGGACGCCTGGTTCGAGCTGCACAAGCTGAGCGACATCGACATGCTCGAGGACTTCTTCCGCCGCGACTTCGAGAATGAGATCCAGCCGCGCAACCTGCTCCACGTGCAGCGCTACGACCGCTACTACATGATCAACTTCGACGCGCGCGTGCAGCTCAACGACTTCTATGAGGTCGTCGAGCGGCTCCCGGACTTCTCGATCGAGTTCCCCCTCCAGCGCCTTGGGCGTTCGCCGTTCTACTACGAGGGCACCTCGAGCGCCGCCTATCTACGGCGCCTCTTCGCCGAGGGCGCCGTCGACGAGAACGGCCTGCCCATCGAGGACTATGAGTCGGCGCGCGTCGACACGTTCCACGAGTTCTCGTATCCGCGCAAGTACTTCGGGTGGCTGAACGTCGTGCCCCGCCTCGGCCTGCGCGGAACCTACTACTCCGAGGGCGTTGCCGGGGACGACGTGTTCCGCGGCCTCGTGTCGAGCGAGCTGGAGTTCTTCACCAAGATCTTCAAGGTGTGGGACACCGAGCGTCCCGAGCATAACATCCGCGGGCTGCGCCACGTCATCGAGCCGCGCCTGGTCTACTTCTACACGCCGGAGCCGGACAAGGGCCCCGAAGACCTCCTTCAGTTCGACCAGATCGACCAGTTCGGCGAAGAGAACCGGCTCCGCCTCGGCACGCGCAACAAGCTGCAGACCAAGCGCTACGGCGGCGTCTGGGACCTGGTGGACTTCGATACCTACATCGACTACTTCCCCGAGGACAACGCGGCCGGCGACCAGTGGGGCGACGTGCACCACGAGATCGAGATCCGGCCGAACCGCACCTTCTGGGTCGACGTCGACATTGCTTGGGACGTCGACGACGCGGACCTGACGGAGTTCAACACGCAGTGCACGGTCTTCGACGAGGATCTATGGCTCCAGAGCCTCGAGTATCGCTACCGCAAGAGCGACGACGCACACCTGGTTGCCCACCAGTCCTACACCAAGCTCACCGAGTTGTGGTGGATCGAGACCTACGCGCGGCAGAATTTCGACACGGGCCAGTTCGAAGAAGGCGAACTCGCCGTGACGCACGACCTGCGCACATGGCTCATGACGCTCGCCTACCGCACGCTCGACGACGACGACCAGGTCTGGGTCATGTTCAACCTGAAGGCGTACCCTGAAACAGGCATTCGCGTCAGCGAGTAA
- a CDS encoding UDP-glucose/GDP-mannose dehydrogenase family protein: MGKRVGIIGVGYVGLVTGTCLAEIGHHVHGIDSNTEKIDMLHRGEVPIYEPGLAELIKKNMAEGRLVFGTDTAECVKHSDIIFICVNTPPKDNGQADLRYVELAARHIAEAMDGYKILVDKSTVPVHTGAKVRETVKRYNKGGIEFDIVSNPEFLREGSAVADALKPDRIVVGVTSKRAAETMRELYEPFGAPIIVTDIESAEIIKHACNSFLAMKISFINSIASICEAAGANIDKVVEGMALDARIGGRFLQAGIGYGGSCFPKDVSAFIHISQELGYDFEILKAVEKVNAAQRTRFIKKIEETLWVVGGKTIGVLGLAFKPNTDDMRNAPSIDIIQALLKEGAKIRAYDPVAMPNSEKLLEGVEFCKGSYEVADGADALVIITEWDEFQTLDLERVRTLLNQPIIIDGRNVFDPAKMDELGFIYKSVGR; this comes from the coding sequence ATGGGCAAACGCGTTGGCATCATCGGCGTGGGCTACGTCGGGCTCGTGACGGGCACGTGCCTGGCCGAGATCGGGCACCACGTCCACGGCATCGACAGCAACACCGAGAAGATCGATATGCTCCACCGCGGCGAGGTGCCTATCTACGAGCCGGGGCTGGCCGAGCTGATCAAGAAGAACATGGCTGAGGGCCGGCTCGTCTTCGGCACCGACACGGCCGAGTGCGTCAAGCACTCCGACATCATCTTCATCTGCGTCAACACCCCGCCCAAAGACAACGGCCAGGCCGACCTGCGCTACGTCGAGCTCGCCGCGCGCCACATCGCCGAGGCAATGGACGGCTATAAGATCCTCGTCGACAAGAGCACCGTGCCTGTCCACACCGGCGCCAAGGTGCGCGAGACCGTCAAGCGCTACAACAAGGGCGGGATCGAGTTCGACATCGTCTCCAACCCCGAGTTCCTGCGCGAGGGCAGCGCGGTGGCCGATGCGCTCAAGCCCGACCGGATCGTCGTCGGCGTCACAAGCAAGCGGGCGGCCGAGACGATGCGCGAGCTCTATGAGCCGTTCGGCGCGCCCATCATCGTTACCGACATTGAGAGTGCCGAGATCATCAAGCACGCGTGCAATTCGTTTCTCGCGATGAAGATCTCGTTCATCAACTCGATCGCCTCGATCTGCGAGGCCGCCGGCGCCAACATCGACAAGGTCGTCGAGGGCATGGCGCTCGATGCGCGCATCGGCGGGCGCTTTCTCCAGGCCGGCATCGGCTACGGCGGCTCGTGCTTCCCGAAGGACGTGTCGGCGTTCATCCACATCTCGCAGGAGCTCGGCTACGACTTCGAGATCCTCAAGGCGGTCGAGAAGGTCAATGCCGCGCAGCGCACGCGCTTCATCAAGAAGATCGAGGAGACGCTCTGGGTCGTCGGGGGCAAGACGATCGGCGTGCTCGGCCTGGCGTTCAAGCCGAACACGGACGACATGCGCAACGCGCCGTCTATCGACATCATCCAAGCGCTGCTCAAGGAGGGCGCGAAGATCCGCGCCTACGACCCGGTGGCGATGCCCAACTCCGAGAAGCTCCTCGAGGGCGTCGAGTTCTGCAAGGGCTCCTACGAGGTGGCCGACGGCGCCGACGCGCTCGTGATCATCACCGAGTGGGACGAGTTCCAGACGCTCGACCTCGAGCGTGTGCGAACGTTGCTCAACCAGCCGATCATCATCGACGGGCGCAACGTGTTCGATCCGGCCAAGATGGACGAGCTCGGTTTCATCTACAAAAGCGTGGGGCGGTAA
- a CDS encoding nucleotide sugar dehydrogenase translates to MGTREALERKIDAAQARIGIIGIGYVGLPLAVEFGRAGFTVIGFDVNPAKAESIVRGTSYIDDVPSEEVARLVKAGVLTATTEFSRLSECDAAIICVPTPLRKTKDPDISYIIGACEQIVRHGAACRLVVLESTTYPGTCEEVILPMLAAGPHGRGRRVGEDFFLCFSPERVDPGNAEYPTGKIPKVVGGITPACAEVAARLYARAVARVVPVSSARVAETVKLLENTFRSVNIGLINEIALMCHAMGIDVWEVIDGAATKPFGFIPFYPGPGLGGHCIPIDPLYLSWKAKLSKFSPKFIELAAEINEQMPEHVVRRAADILNDHAKPLRGSNVLVLGVAYKRDVSDVRESPAIEVIRLLREKGAVVEYADPHVPVFHEEGMQLEAVELTPERLAACDLAIIVTDHRAFDYKAVIEHARAIFDTRNATKNLDGRGKVTKL, encoded by the coding sequence ATGGGAACTCGCGAAGCACTCGAACGCAAGATCGACGCCGCTCAGGCGCGGATCGGCATCATCGGCATCGGCTACGTCGGGCTGCCGTTGGCGGTCGAGTTCGGCCGGGCCGGCTTCACGGTGATCGGCTTCGACGTCAACCCCGCCAAGGCCGAGAGCATCGTCCGCGGCACGTCGTACATCGATGATGTGCCGTCCGAAGAAGTGGCGCGCCTCGTCAAGGCCGGCGTGCTGACGGCGACAACCGAATTCAGCCGCCTCTCCGAGTGCGACGCGGCCATCATCTGCGTGCCGACGCCGCTGCGCAAGACCAAGGACCCGGATATCTCCTACATCATCGGGGCGTGCGAGCAGATCGTTCGCCACGGCGCGGCCTGCCGCCTCGTCGTGCTGGAGAGCACGACCTATCCGGGCACGTGTGAGGAGGTGATCCTGCCGATGCTGGCCGCCGGGCCGCACGGCCGAGGGCGGCGCGTGGGCGAGGACTTCTTCCTGTGCTTCTCGCCCGAGCGCGTCGATCCGGGCAACGCCGAGTACCCGACCGGCAAGATCCCCAAAGTCGTCGGCGGCATCACGCCGGCCTGCGCCGAGGTGGCCGCGCGCCTCTACGCGCGCGCGGTGGCGCGCGTCGTGCCCGTCTCGTCGGCGCGCGTGGCCGAGACCGTCAAGCTGCTCGAGAACACGTTCCGCAGCGTCAACATTGGGCTCATCAACGAGATCGCGCTCATGTGCCACGCCATGGGCATCGACGTGTGGGAAGTGATCGACGGGGCGGCGACCAAGCCGTTCGGCTTCATCCCCTTCTACCCGGGGCCGGGCCTGGGCGGGCACTGCATCCCCATCGACCCGCTCTACCTGTCGTGGAAGGCCAAGCTCTCCAAGTTCAGTCCGAAGTTCATCGAGCTCGCCGCGGAGATCAACGAGCAGATGCCCGAGCACGTCGTGCGCCGCGCCGCCGACATCCTCAACGACCACGCCAAGCCGTTACGGGGCTCGAACGTGCTCGTGCTCGGCGTGGCGTACAAGCGTGACGTGAGCGACGTGCGCGAGTCGCCCGCCATCGAGGTGATCCGTCTTCTGAGAGAGAAGGGGGCCGTGGTCGAGTACGCGGACCCGCATGTGCCCGTCTTTCACGAGGAAGGCATGCAGCTCGAAGCCGTCGAGCTCACGCCCGAGCGGCTCGCCGCGTGCGACCTGGCGATCATCGTCACCGACCATCGCGCCTTCGACTACAAGGCCGTCATCGAACACGCCCGCGCCATCTTCGACACCCGCAACGCCACAAAAAACCTCGACGGCCGCGGCAAAGTCACCAAGCTCTGA
- a CDS encoding transketolase, giving the protein MKTRPRITNDEIARLEGIARELRAYNLASIYAAASGHPGGTLSIMDIVAVLYFHEIRQTPDTFCGPDRDRVYWSAGHKAPALYVALAKAGSMTMADAMCLRQLGSICQGHPNMLECCGVEMSSGSLGQGLGVSVGAALAARLDGATHRIYCLMGDGEQQEGAIWEAAMSAGHFALDNLCGIIDRNRLQIDGWTKDVMNVEPLADKYRSFGWHVIEIDGHDIGQIATAFDEAKTTKGKPTVIIADTVKGKGVPFMENQAGWHGVAPKKEQFETAIKELLPESLPAGELNKLLEQAKSRAHAVAEKTRAGIPAFSRDYWWNAQDAMKVDMDPTRMGFGRGLAKCGDDERIVTIHADISGSIRISAFEEKNPERKNRVFSIGIAEQNMMAVAAGLAKEGKIPITGTYGVFASGRAWDQIRTSICYADLNVKIAGAHGGISVGQDGATHQALEEISLMAILPNMNLIVPADSIETERATRTAILDIRGPVYLRFAREATPIVTTESTPFVFGKANLIRYRGAQDRFIDAFETVLASDYRSEGEGLAIIACGAMVPEAMRAAWILKEDFGLETRILNVHTVKPLDTEAIARAAAETGAVVTAEEHQVGGFGNIIAGAILKEVDRPVKFSQVGILDRFGESGQPWELMQKFGLTAEHIVEKAKTVVFAGKEG; this is encoded by the coding sequence GTGAAAACCAGACCTCGGATAACAAATGACGAGATCGCGCGGCTCGAGGGCATTGCACGCGAACTGAGGGCATACAATCTGGCCTCGATCTATGCTGCGGCCAGCGGGCACCCTGGTGGAACTCTCTCCATCATGGACATCGTCGCGGTCCTTTACTTCCATGAGATCAGACAAACGCCTGATACCTTCTGCGGACCGGACCGGGACAGGGTCTATTGGTCGGCGGGGCACAAGGCCCCCGCGCTCTATGTCGCCCTTGCCAAGGCCGGCTCCATGACGATGGCAGACGCGATGTGTCTCCGCCAGTTGGGCAGCATATGCCAGGGACACCCAAACATGCTTGAGTGCTGCGGGGTGGAAATGTCCAGCGGATCGCTCGGGCAGGGGCTCGGAGTCTCCGTAGGGGCGGCCCTTGCAGCCCGGCTCGACGGTGCGACCCACCGGATCTACTGCCTCATGGGTGACGGCGAACAGCAGGAAGGTGCGATCTGGGAGGCGGCGATGTCCGCGGGCCACTTTGCCCTGGACAACCTCTGCGGCATCATCGACCGCAACCGGCTTCAGATCGATGGGTGGACCAAGGACGTCATGAACGTCGAGCCGCTGGCCGACAAGTATCGTTCGTTCGGGTGGCACGTGATCGAGATTGACGGCCACGACATCGGCCAGATTGCCACGGCGTTTGATGAGGCGAAGACCACGAAGGGGAAACCGACTGTGATCATCGCCGACACAGTCAAGGGCAAGGGCGTCCCCTTCATGGAGAACCAGGCCGGCTGGCATGGTGTCGCGCCCAAGAAGGAGCAGTTTGAGACCGCTATCAAGGAGTTGCTGCCCGAGTCGCTTCCTGCGGGGGAGTTGAACAAGCTTCTGGAGCAGGCGAAGTCCCGTGCGCACGCAGTGGCTGAGAAGACCCGCGCCGGCATTCCCGCCTTCTCGCGCGACTACTGGTGGAATGCCCAGGACGCCATGAAAGTTGACATGGACCCCACCCGGATGGGCTTCGGGAGAGGGCTTGCGAAGTGCGGCGATGACGAACGCATCGTGACCATCCACGCGGATATTTCAGGTTCCATCCGTATCTCCGCGTTCGAAGAGAAGAATCCGGAGCGTAAGAACCGCGTGTTCAGTATCGGGATCGCTGAGCAGAATATGATGGCGGTCGCGGCGGGGCTGGCGAAAGAAGGCAAGATCCCGATCACCGGCACCTACGGCGTTTTTGCATCAGGCCGCGCGTGGGATCAGATCCGAACAAGCATCTGCTACGCGGACTTGAATGTCAAAATCGCGGGCGCGCACGGAGGGATATCAGTCGGGCAGGACGGCGCCACGCACCAGGCCCTCGAGGAGATCAGCCTGATGGCGATCCTGCCGAATATGAACTTGATCGTCCCCGCGGACAGCATCGAGACCGAGCGTGCCACCCGCACGGCCATACTCGACATCCGCGGCCCGGTCTACCTGCGGTTTGCCCGCGAAGCGACTCCAATCGTGACCACGGAGTCCACGCCGTTCGTTTTCGGCAAGGCCAATCTGATCAGGTACCGCGGTGCACAGGACAGGTTCATAGACGCATTCGAGACCGTGCTCGCGTCCGACTACAGGAGTGAGGGCGAAGGCTTGGCGATCATTGCCTGCGGTGCCATGGTCCCTGAGGCGATGCGCGCGGCCTGGATTCTCAAGGAGGACTTCGGGCTTGAGACCAGGATTCTCAACGTGCACACCGTGAAGCCCCTCGATACAGAGGCAATCGCCCGCGCCGCAGCCGAGACAGGCGCTGTGGTAACCGCCGAAGAGCATCAGGTTGGCGGTTTCGGCAACATCATCGCGGGCGCCATACTCAAGGAAGTGGACAGGCCCGTGAAATTCAGTCAGGTCGGCATCCTGGACCGGTTCGGCGAGTCAGGCCAGCCGTGGGAGCTCATGCAGAAGTTCGGCCTCACCGCCGAGCACATCGTGGAGAAGGCAAAGACCGTCGTCTTCGCCGGCAAGGAGGGCTGA